Genomic DNA from Gimesia aquarii:
CATGCAGGAGACGTTGTAACAGTTGCTGTTAGCATACCCATGTCACTGGCATCACCTAATTTACTTTGGCCCATTGGTTACGATTTAACAGAACAAAATTTGTATTCAGAGACCAGAATGATTAAAGAGTAAACCAAGAACAAACTTACTCAACATCATTTTTTATATATTGAAATAACCGTGTAGCCCTCCGACGAATTAACGGGAGGGAATGTTGGAAGCATTTGAATATACTGCTTCATTCAGTAATGGGAGATTGATCCGGTGAAAAGCCTGACCCCTGCAAAAGTGACTCTGTTGATGTTTGGCATCTTTGGTATCCTGATTGCAGCTTATATCGGAAAGAGACTACTGGCGGGAAAAGAAGAAGCACCGCCTGTGGCAACACGAAACATTCCTATGGCAATCAGTGAATTAGAGCCAGGTACGTTGGTTACTGAAGAGCACTTGGGATTAGGTCCGATCGCTATCAAAGATTTGAAGCCGGAAATGATGACTTCAAATCGTGTCATTGTCGGACGAATTGTGAAAGAGCCAATTCCAGCTGCTACTCCAATCTCAACCAGCCAGCTCTACCCTGCCGGAGAAACTCCACCTCTTAAAATCGATCCAGGAATGCGTGCCATCTCTGTGCCTCTTGAATCATCGGTTGATCTTGTAGATGGATTGATAAAACCAGGAGAATACGTTGATGTCCACATGACTCCCACTGGTATGACTGATGACAGACGCTTAAATGGCGGACTGACTCTCACCTTATTTAAAGGCGTACGTGTCATTGCCATCAATCGAAGCTATACACAAAGCGCTAATTCAAGACGAGGTACAAATGTGACACTTGAGTTAACTCCAGAACAGGCCAATATCATGATTCTCGCTCGTGACAAGGGTGATATCACGATGAGCTATAACCCAGAAGGCAAGGGAGATGGAGGCGTGGCTGTCAGTAGTGCAGATCGAGCAACACTGTATGAAATTCTGGGATTAAAAGCCCCCGAAAAAATAGCGGAGCCTCCCAAACCATTTGTAATCGAAGGCTATTATGGTTCCAGTCGCAGCGTAAATCAATTCGATCGTAACGGTTTGCGTATTGGTGATTATAACAATTTCAATCGTGGCAGTGGCCGTGCATTCAACTCCGGAGGATATCTCAATCCAGATTGGGGACGCGGTCAAGGATACGATTCCTATAACAGAGATTCTATCAGTGCTCCTGCAAACCGAGCATCAGGTCCCCAAGGTAATGGTCAAAGAGAAGTAGGGCCTTCCGCACAAAGAGGACCTCAAGGTACTACCAGTGGTAGACAGGCCTCGGGCACTCGTTCTTTTGCGCAAAACCGAAGAGTGGGGCGTTAAAGAACCACAGAAATTCTCGTTTTTATTATTCCAGTTGTCGTTGAGTATTGAATTTGACACTCATGAAACGTTATCCGAAAACCACCACCAGAGTATCACAGACCATCGCTGGTCGACGAGGGATCATAACCCCTCTGGCTGCGATGGTGATGCTAATTGTAATGGCAGGGATTGC
This window encodes:
- the cpaB gene encoding Flp pilus assembly protein CpaB, producing MKSLTPAKVTLLMFGIFGILIAAYIGKRLLAGKEEAPPVATRNIPMAISELEPGTLVTEEHLGLGPIAIKDLKPEMMTSNRVIVGRIVKEPIPAATPISTSQLYPAGETPPLKIDPGMRAISVPLESSVDLVDGLIKPGEYVDVHMTPTGMTDDRRLNGGLTLTLFKGVRVIAINRSYTQSANSRRGTNVTLELTPEQANIMILARDKGDITMSYNPEGKGDGGVAVSSADRATLYEILGLKAPEKIAEPPKPFVIEGYYGSSRSVNQFDRNGLRIGDYNNFNRGSGRAFNSGGYLNPDWGRGQGYDSYNRDSISAPANRASGPQGNGQREVGPSAQRGPQGTTSGRQASGTRSFAQNRRVGR